A single window of Leptospira wolffii serovar Khorat str. Khorat-H2 DNA harbors:
- a CDS encoding class I SAM-dependent methyltransferase, with the protein MIDIEYYYDPDYQNFLLSSKRRELTPPEVVFKHFPMKDVQNLVDFGMGLGFWTESLLKAIHKEGWVWGAECNQDFLDEVLHWKNREDISRFTPFYMEKADRPLLPEWIPVPEVVFASLVLSTFADPGQAMDGLIRSMKKGGRLIVLDWVKNEYPVGPRINDKISLDKMKFLAEQYKLEIVKTVRVSENVYGLEIQSGPEFEYGYYDLREEEMYSEELIRS; encoded by the coding sequence ATGATTGATATAGAATATTACTACGATCCCGATTATCAGAACTTTCTCCTCTCTAGTAAGAGACGGGAGCTTACCCCTCCGGAAGTCGTTTTTAAGCATTTTCCGATGAAAGATGTGCAGAATCTGGTGGATTTCGGGATGGGACTCGGCTTTTGGACGGAATCTCTACTCAAAGCGATTCATAAGGAAGGCTGGGTCTGGGGTGCGGAATGCAACCAAGACTTCTTAGACGAGGTCCTTCATTGGAAGAATCGGGAGGATATTTCTAGATTCACTCCCTTCTATATGGAAAAAGCGGATCGCCCCCTGCTTCCGGAATGGATTCCTGTCCCCGAAGTCGTTTTTGCCTCCTTGGTTCTCTCCACATTTGCGGACCCAGGCCAGGCCATGGACGGTCTCATCCGATCCATGAAAAAGGGAGGCAGACTGATCGTTTTGGATTGGGTCAAAAACGAATACCCCGTCGGCCCTCGCATCAACGATAAGATTTCCTTGGATAAGATGAAATTCCTGGCGGAGCAATATAAATTAGAAATCGTTAAAACGGTCCGTGTGAGCGAGAACGTTTACGGTCTAGAGATCCAGTCCGGACCGGAATTCGAATACGGATATTACGATCTTAGGGAAGAGGAGATGTATTCGGAGGAATTGATCCGCTCTTAG
- the mtaB gene encoding tRNA (N(6)-L-threonylcarbamoyladenosine(37)-C(2))-methylthiotransferase MtaB — protein MPSAPVEKKVLFHTLGCRLNFFESDGLFSALSRHGYSAASGEDVPDVVVVNTCTVTNKADSRNRNIIRNAIKRYPGAQVWVTGCYAQTDKESLEAIPGIAGVIGNEEKSRLPEMILQREGLAGFSDASDRFSYSDVLPHGHTRAYLKIQDGCDRQCSYCKIPQARGKGVSREWKDVLDQVSFLQDSGVGEIMLTGVNLGWYRNAEGRKAFPKLLEAILNKLEYSRLRLSSIEPPDVGIELAELFKHPRFTPFLHVPLQSGSREILKRMKRSYTPETFRKRIELVKSKVPDLFLGTDVIVGFPGETLVDFEDSRSILRDLGFAKIHAFPFSVRKNTTAESFPETVSKEEKKERVHSLMELSQSLHKSYAESQFSKKREAVLEKDGIAVTDNYLKVVLPEADLRSLSTGQFLTVEIGSYIEGEDKEGKVSGRILAAVG, from the coding sequence ATGCCCTCAGCGCCGGTTGAAAAAAAAGTATTATTCCATACGCTCGGATGTAGGCTGAATTTCTTCGAGTCCGACGGACTATTCTCCGCATTGAGTCGGCATGGGTATTCCGCAGCCTCCGGAGAGGACGTTCCCGACGTGGTCGTGGTCAATACCTGCACGGTAACGAATAAGGCAGATTCAAGAAATCGTAATATAATTCGCAATGCGATCAAAAGATATCCCGGCGCTCAGGTCTGGGTCACTGGATGCTATGCCCAGACGGATAAGGAATCCTTAGAGGCGATTCCCGGCATCGCCGGAGTGATCGGAAACGAGGAAAAATCCAGGCTTCCGGAGATGATCCTACAAAGAGAGGGGCTGGCGGGATTTTCCGATGCGAGTGATCGCTTTTCCTATTCGGACGTTCTACCTCACGGTCATACCCGAGCTTATTTAAAGATCCAAGACGGTTGCGATCGTCAATGTTCCTACTGCAAGATTCCCCAAGCGAGAGGCAAGGGAGTTTCGAGAGAATGGAAGGACGTATTAGACCAAGTCTCCTTTCTCCAAGATAGCGGTGTGGGCGAAATCATGTTAACCGGAGTCAATCTCGGCTGGTATCGCAATGCGGAAGGTAGAAAAGCCTTTCCTAAATTGCTGGAAGCGATTTTGAATAAGCTGGAATATTCTCGTCTTAGATTGTCCTCCATCGAGCCTCCGGATGTGGGTATAGAGTTAGCGGAACTTTTCAAGCATCCTAGATTCACTCCTTTTCTACATGTTCCTTTGCAAAGCGGTAGTAGAGAAATTCTAAAGAGAATGAAACGAAGCTATACTCCGGAAACCTTCCGTAAACGTATAGAGCTTGTGAAATCCAAGGTGCCCGATTTATTTTTGGGGACGGATGTCATCGTAGGTTTTCCGGGAGAGACGTTAGTAGATTTCGAGGACTCCCGTTCCATTTTGCGGGACCTTGGTTTTGCGAAAATCCACGCTTTTCCGTTTTCGGTTCGTAAGAATACCACCGCAGAATCGTTTCCCGAAACAGTCTCCAAGGAAGAGAAAAAAGAGAGAGTTCATTCTTTAATGGAACTTTCCCAGAGTCTCCATAAGTCTTATGCGGAGAGCCAATTCTCCAAAAAGAGGGAAGCGGTTCTGGAAAAAGACGGGATAGCCGTTACCGACAATTATCTCAAAGTCGTTTTACCGGAAGCGGATCTGAGATCTCTATCCACAGGCCAATTCTTGACTGTGGAAATCGGATCTTATATCGAAGGCGAAGACAAGGAAGGAAAAGTTTCGGGTAGAATTCTTGCCGCAGTAGGATAG
- a CDS encoding LIC_10230 family protein, with the protein MKTNSKLIIAYIIPFFLFLISVFQLILQPTFLDANDTSTMEALLDGTGKEPASGFYFQGGAISQLLLTQKVLAEIEDPDLPNDSQPEDTKDRLGRVLIGQKLQIFFYVFLAILSCTSFLSLYFRAFFFAFLNRVLYALGIAYAISVMPTLLAAAIRNPQTAIWALPILLFSFGWVIGLLYLFIIIGRTFGKKTADRFSSLRNLREDEAEFRPGSKANDSWWHPFLHFLGIVGLGTLIGNLIYIPLFVIQKNYTDQFGILLILSIILLSVFYIKNYLKFGKSAELGKYQNLALGVSYLQLRLIRIVLMILLVLSLVIVFVVFLLGLLEIDFGILESLFPLINSGQNL; encoded by the coding sequence ATGAAAACGAATTCGAAATTAATCATCGCATATATTATTCCTTTCTTTCTTTTTTTGATCAGCGTTTTCCAACTCATCCTACAACCCACGTTTCTGGATGCGAACGATACATCCACTATGGAAGCTCTTCTTGACGGAACCGGAAAGGAACCGGCCAGCGGATTCTATTTCCAAGGGGGAGCTATTTCCCAGTTGCTGCTTACCCAGAAAGTCTTAGCAGAAATAGAAGATCCCGATCTTCCCAACGATTCCCAACCGGAAGATACTAAGGACAGGTTAGGAAGAGTATTGATCGGGCAAAAATTGCAGATCTTCTTTTACGTTTTTCTCGCAATCCTTTCCTGCACTTCCTTTCTTTCCTTATATTTTAGGGCATTCTTCTTCGCATTTTTGAATCGGGTGCTGTATGCCCTCGGAATCGCATATGCGATTTCTGTAATGCCAACCCTTCTTGCGGCGGCGATAAGGAATCCTCAGACAGCCATTTGGGCCCTGCCTATCCTACTCTTTTCCTTCGGGTGGGTGATCGGCCTCCTGTATTTATTCATCATCATAGGCAGAACTTTCGGCAAGAAAACGGCCGACCGTTTCTCCTCCCTGCGAAATCTTCGGGAAGACGAGGCGGAATTCAGACCTGGATCCAAAGCGAACGATTCCTGGTGGCATCCTTTTTTACATTTCTTAGGGATCGTAGGCCTCGGGACCCTAATCGGAAACTTGATCTATATCCCTCTTTTCGTGATCCAAAAGAATTATACCGATCAGTTCGGAATCCTTCTGATTCTCTCCATCATTCTTCTATCTGTATTCTATATTAAGAATTACCTAAAGTTCGGAAAAAGCGCGGAATTGGGAAAATACCAGAATCTCGCGTTGGGAGTCAGCTATCTCCAGCTTAGATTGATCCGGATCGTATTAATGATCCTTTTAGTTCTAAGCCTTGTGATCGTTTTCGTGGTCTTTTTATTGGGACTGCTGGAAATCGATTTCGGAATCTTAGAATCCTTGTTTCCACTTATCAATAGCGGACAGAACCTCTAA
- a CDS encoding toxin-antitoxin system YwqK family antitoxin, producing the protein MKKILLIIFLYSILFSCDKSDRPSGLPESAKYDKNMNAYVSEEASVSKIYYENGKLYSECPLDGAKVYHGLCKTYLRSEDGLASQGKYEHGQKVGEWIWYFPNGKVYIRQKFGTGERDPSAVFNGDEGNEEGTYERYYSDGTLEIKGNYKSGLKSDFWQKFFKDGELEYSGYYSKGNKIRTWFYYFPNRETESVEVFDDQGKFLSRTVYSPNGKKLCETDSSGAHCG; encoded by the coding sequence ATGAAGAAAATTCTTCTAATTATCTTTCTATATTCCATCCTATTCTCCTGCGACAAGTCGGATCGCCCTTCCGGTCTTCCTGAAAGCGCTAAATACGATAAGAATATGAACGCATACGTATCGGAAGAGGCTTCGGTCTCCAAGATATATTATGAAAATGGAAAGTTATATTCGGAATGTCCTTTGGACGGGGCAAAAGTATATCACGGACTTTGTAAGACCTATCTACGTTCCGAGGACGGATTGGCTTCGCAGGGAAAATACGAGCACGGACAAAAAGTGGGGGAATGGATCTGGTATTTCCCCAACGGCAAGGTCTATATCCGTCAAAAGTTCGGGACAGGCGAAAGAGATCCTTCCGCAGTGTTCAACGGAGACGAGGGAAACGAAGAAGGTACCTACGAAAGATACTACTCCGACGGAACCTTGGAAATAAAAGGCAATTATAAGAGCGGATTGAAATCCGATTTTTGGCAAAAGTTCTTCAAAGACGGAGAATTGGAATACTCCGGATATTATTCCAAAGGAAACAAGATCAGAACTTGGTTCTATTATTTTCCGAACCGGGAAACGGAATCCGTGGAAGTCTTCGACGACCAAGGAAAGTTTCTTTCTAGAACCGTGTATTCTCCGAACGGAAAAAAACTCTGCGAAACGGATTCTTCCGGCGCTCATTGCGGATGA
- a CDS encoding ABC transporter permease gives MNFLVKRFPLILLLTSRYIRGSRVTGLLSLKSRVSFVVMAVGVSLLIVVLSIFNGFQRQLKESLWQGGEHITIESSSNGGEIRDYEKIIEFIHKTPELNERIIAVEGGIQSHGLIQKYNIFYPVLIKAVPVPSVDDLLANKLHNFPRVVHYNRDELGQMNRENFIILGKEMEGLYNFGLGKQLTLAVPGGRFSLGKGVEVSVENFRVSGFFKTGNYKFDSSFVYMALPTAQKFFKMRNSVNQITIKVKSLDDLSFCKRKLHRLFSEAEFENAVESSSSLSVRTIAEEQENLLAALRLEKTIISIIVFLFIILAALGMVASVYSLVRAKRKSIGVLKALGIPSSDILLIFTMNAMLVGILASLTGGVTGIFLANSLESIIGAIEEVCNSLGPGLWTLMDKDWTPVELVPKRIYYFDKLPVDINIAFIFMVTTAATILSGIAGYFPARWAASLNPVDTIRND, from the coding sequence ATGAACTTCCTCGTTAAACGATTCCCTTTAATCCTTCTTCTTACCTCCCGTTATATTCGCGGTTCTCGAGTTACCGGCCTACTTTCCCTAAAATCCAGGGTTTCTTTCGTGGTAATGGCGGTGGGTGTATCTTTGCTCATCGTAGTGCTTTCGATTTTCAACGGATTCCAGAGACAATTGAAGGAATCCCTTTGGCAAGGCGGAGAACATATCACGATCGAGAGTAGCTCCAACGGCGGAGAGATCCGAGACTACGAAAAAATCATCGAATTCATCCATAAGACTCCCGAGTTGAATGAACGTATCATCGCGGTAGAGGGAGGGATCCAGAGTCACGGTCTGATCCAGAAATACAATATCTTCTACCCCGTTCTCATCAAGGCTGTTCCGGTCCCTAGCGTGGACGATCTGCTTGCCAATAAACTGCATAATTTCCCGAGGGTGGTCCATTATAATCGGGACGAGCTCGGCCAGATGAACCGGGAAAATTTCATCATTCTCGGAAAGGAGATGGAAGGCCTTTACAATTTCGGACTAGGTAAGCAGCTCACATTAGCGGTTCCGGGCGGAAGGTTTTCCTTAGGCAAAGGAGTCGAGGTCAGCGTGGAGAATTTCCGAGTCTCCGGATTCTTCAAGACCGGAAACTATAAGTTCGATTCCAGCTTCGTGTATATGGCCTTGCCGACCGCTCAAAAGTTTTTTAAAATGCGCAACTCAGTGAATCAGATCACGATCAAGGTTAAGTCTCTCGACGATCTGAGTTTCTGTAAAAGAAAACTGCATCGACTCTTCAGCGAGGCGGAATTCGAAAATGCGGTGGAGTCTTCTTCTTCCCTTTCGGTCCGCACGATCGCGGAGGAGCAGGAAAATCTATTGGCCGCGCTTAGATTGGAAAAAACGATTATTTCCATCATCGTATTCTTATTCATCATTCTCGCCGCTCTGGGCATGGTAGCTTCGGTTTATTCTCTCGTGAGAGCCAAACGTAAGTCCATCGGAGTACTTAAAGCGCTGGGAATTCCTTCCTCCGACATTCTTCTTATCTTTACCATGAACGCGATGCTTGTGGGGATTCTTGCTTCGCTGACCGGCGGGGTGACCGGGATCTTTCTCGCCAATTCCTTGGAGAGCATCATCGGAGCAATCGAGGAAGTTTGCAATTCCTTGGGGCCGGGACTTTGGACTCTCATGGATAAGGATTGGACTCCCGTGGAGTTGGTCCCTAAGAGAATCTATTATTTCGATAAATTGCCTGTGGATATCAATATAGCGTTCATCTTTATGGTGACTACTGCCGCAACGATTCTGTCCGGGATCGCGGGATATTTTCCCGCAAGATGGGCCGCGAGCCTGAATCCTGTGGATACGATAAGGAACGACTAA
- a CDS encoding ATP-dependent Clp protease ATP-binding subunit: MLEFTKRAKRVINEIAQDEAKRLGSEFIGPEHILLGLLKEEDSVAIKILNNLNINLNELRKEVERRTRENSGTLLMDMAQGQDRYQKIIELSKEEAKRLKHNYVGTEHILLALLRDNNNIAGGALYSFSVNYNVIKGEILRLLGAPPTSTVGVSSQPSTQPGTPRAEKTKTPILDEFARDLTQLARDKKLDPVVGRSNEIQRVIQILSRKTKNNPVLVGESGVGKTAIVEGLALAIVEKNVPDLLFDKRVLSLDLASLIAGTKYRGEFEERLKKIMKEISSSNNIIIFIDELHTLIGAGAAEGAVDAANILKPALARGELQCIGATTSTEYRKYIERDSALERRFQVVKVAEPSVDDAILILTGLKKAYEAHHKVRYSERALEQAVKLSHRYINERYLPDKAIDIIDEAGAKARLANCARPQAVKDLEEEIKSLSQKKEDLVRSQEYEKAAGVRDEVNRKKQVLEEKIRSWQEKLDDYAVSIDEDDILSVVSQWTGIPLNRMEENESVRLLKLEEELKLRVVGQDEAIEKIAKSVRRARTGFKAERRPTGSFIFLGPTGVGKTELAKALAEFLFGDQDAMLRVDMSEYMEPHAVSRLIGAPPGYVGYDDGGQLTEFVRKKPYSIILLDEIEKAHHDIFNILLQVMEEGNLTDTKGRKVNFRDAIIIMTSNIGAKEISSSVRLGFEDRSGEEDKYKSDQAREQLKKHFNPEFLNRVDEVVYFKPLRKEELMGIMDIMIKDTNKRLLDKKIKIELTQEAKDHFMDVGYDEKFGARPLRRVFQRDLEDYMAVQTLKGAYKEPTKITVAFKEGKLDFTEEAWTDYKPADSSGGDNSPNNPERSEEPALV; this comes from the coding sequence ATGTTGGAATTTACTAAAAGAGCAAAACGAGTAATCAACGAGATCGCGCAGGACGAAGCAAAACGTCTTGGTAGCGAATTTATAGGCCCTGAGCATATCTTATTGGGTCTGCTTAAGGAAGAAGATTCGGTCGCGATAAAAATATTAAACAATCTAAACATCAATCTGAACGAACTTCGCAAAGAAGTGGAAAGGAGAACCCGCGAGAACTCCGGAACTCTGTTGATGGATATGGCGCAAGGCCAGGATCGCTATCAAAAGATTATCGAGCTTTCTAAAGAGGAAGCCAAGAGACTCAAACACAATTATGTGGGAACGGAGCATATCCTTCTCGCATTGCTGCGGGATAATAACAATATCGCTGGCGGAGCTCTTTATTCCTTCAGCGTGAACTATAACGTTATCAAGGGAGAAATCCTGAGACTACTCGGAGCTCCACCTACTAGCACCGTCGGAGTTTCTAGCCAACCTTCCACACAACCGGGAACCCCTCGCGCGGAAAAAACCAAGACTCCTATCCTGGACGAGTTCGCAAGAGATCTTACTCAATTAGCCAGAGACAAGAAGCTGGATCCCGTTGTAGGAAGATCCAACGAGATCCAAAGGGTGATCCAAATTCTTTCCCGCAAGACCAAGAACAATCCGGTCTTAGTGGGAGAATCCGGAGTCGGTAAAACAGCGATCGTAGAGGGCCTGGCTCTTGCAATCGTGGAGAAGAATGTGCCTGACCTTTTATTCGATAAACGCGTTCTTTCTTTGGATTTGGCGAGCCTCATCGCAGGAACCAAATACCGCGGAGAGTTCGAGGAAAGATTGAAGAAGATCATGAAAGAGATTTCTTCTTCCAATAATATCATCATCTTTATCGACGAGTTACACACTCTGATCGGAGCGGGAGCTGCGGAAGGAGCCGTGGATGCGGCCAATATTCTCAAGCCCGCACTCGCAAGAGGAGAATTGCAATGTATCGGAGCGACAACCAGCACCGAATACCGTAAGTATATCGAAAGGGATTCCGCTTTAGAGAGAAGGTTCCAAGTCGTTAAAGTGGCCGAGCCTTCCGTGGACGACGCGATCCTGATTCTTACCGGACTCAAAAAAGCGTACGAGGCGCACCACAAGGTACGTTACTCGGAAAGAGCTTTGGAGCAGGCGGTTAAATTATCCCATAGATATATCAATGAAAGATATCTACCGGATAAGGCTATCGATATCATCGACGAGGCGGGAGCAAAAGCGAGACTCGCGAATTGCGCTCGTCCTCAGGCGGTAAAAGATCTAGAAGAAGAAATCAAATCCCTTTCTCAGAAGAAAGAGGACCTGGTTCGTTCTCAGGAATACGAGAAAGCTGCGGGAGTCAGGGACGAGGTCAATCGCAAGAAGCAAGTACTCGAAGAGAAAATCCGTTCTTGGCAGGAGAAGTTGGACGACTACGCTGTCTCCATCGACGAAGACGATATTCTTTCCGTTGTTTCCCAGTGGACCGGAATTCCTTTGAACAGAATGGAAGAGAACGAGTCCGTAAGACTTCTGAAACTCGAAGAAGAACTCAAGTTGAGAGTCGTAGGTCAGGACGAAGCGATCGAAAAAATCGCGAAATCCGTTCGTAGAGCGAGAACCGGTTTCAAGGCGGAAAGAAGACCTACTGGATCCTTCATCTTCCTCGGACCTACGGGAGTAGGAAAAACCGAGTTGGCCAAGGCTCTTGCAGAATTCCTATTCGGAGACCAAGACGCAATGTTGCGCGTGGATATGTCCGAATATATGGAACCGCATGCGGTTAGCCGTTTGATCGGGGCTCCTCCTGGTTATGTGGGTTACGATGATGGCGGACAACTGACCGAGTTCGTGCGTAAGAAACCGTATTCGATCATTCTTCTGGACGAGATCGAGAAGGCTCATCACGATATCTTCAATATTCTTCTCCAAGTAATGGAAGAAGGAAACTTGACCGATACCAAAGGTCGTAAGGTCAATTTCCGCGATGCGATCATCATCATGACTTCCAATATCGGCGCCAAGGAAATCTCCAGCTCCGTAAGATTGGGATTCGAAGATCGCTCCGGCGAAGAGGACAAATACAAGTCCGACCAAGCCAGGGAGCAATTGAAGAAACATTTTAACCCTGAATTCTTGAACCGTGTGGACGAAGTGGTATACTTCAAGCCTCTGCGGAAAGAAGAACTCATGGGTATCATGGACATCATGATCAAGGACACCAACAAGAGATTGCTGGACAAAAAGATCAAGATCGAGCTTACTCAGGAGGCGAAGGACCACTTTATGGACGTCGGTTACGACGAGAAATTCGGTGCCCGTCCTCTCCGCCGGGTCTTCCAAAGAGATTTGGAGGATTATATGGCCGTTCAAACTCTCAAAGGCGCTTACAAAGAGCCTACGAAGATTACCGTTGCCTTCAAAGAAGGAAAACTGGACTTCACCGAAGAAGCTTGGACGGACTACAAGCCTGCGGATTCATCCGGAGGAGATAATTCTCCCAATAATCCGGAAAGGTCCGAAGAGCCGGCTTTAGTTTAA
- a CDS encoding ParA family protein, whose protein sequence is MKHTLCIANQKGGVGKTTTSVHLAVGLAQKGERVLLVDLDAQNNATSVFPEYSADKQKDSFLIFSEKVPVREIVIPTRIEGLSLLPASSRLSQIDILLSGKLDGFFLLKEALEKESETYNWVVIDCPPSLSSITMNAFVAATGLIVPLQVSKFSLDGIEAILEAKSNIVKRFNSEFKILGALLTLFQARTTMSQTVVPMIREHLSLFEAKIPPSVAVEEAHLLNRSLFEYQPKNKAAKAYSQFTEEVFSLG, encoded by the coding sequence ATGAAACACACTCTTTGCATCGCGAATCAGAAAGGAGGGGTCGGAAAAACCACCACATCGGTTCACTTGGCGGTCGGTCTGGCCCAAAAGGGCGAAAGAGTTCTGCTCGTGGATTTGGACGCTCAGAATAACGCCACATCCGTCTTTCCGGAGTATTCCGCAGATAAGCAAAAGGACTCCTTTTTGATTTTCAGCGAGAAGGTTCCCGTCCGAGAAATCGTGATACCTACTCGGATCGAAGGATTAAGTCTTTTGCCCGCATCTTCCCGACTCTCCCAAATTGACATTCTTCTCTCCGGAAAATTGGACGGATTCTTCCTACTCAAAGAAGCCTTGGAAAAAGAGTCGGAAACTTACAATTGGGTCGTGATCGATTGTCCTCCCAGTCTTTCTTCGATCACAATGAACGCCTTCGTCGCAGCCACCGGACTCATCGTACCTCTACAAGTTTCCAAATTCTCTTTGGACGGAATCGAAGCGATCTTGGAAGCGAAATCGAATATAGTAAAACGTTTCAATTCGGAGTTTAAGATTCTGGGAGCCCTATTGACACTTTTCCAGGCAAGGACGACGATGTCTCAAACTGTGGTTCCTATGATCCGCGAACATCTCTCCTTGTTCGAGGCAAAGATTCCCCCGTCTGTGGCTGTGGAAGAAGCTCATCTTTTGAATCGATCTCTATTCGAATACCAACCTAAAAATAAGGCAGCCAAGGCTTATTCTCAATTCACGGAAGAGGTATTCTCTCTTGGCTAA
- a CDS encoding tetratricopeptide repeat protein, whose amino-acid sequence MHKGKIILFTLVLFAFSAGALIAQDQPEYQTALQEFQKGNSEKALEIIRVLHEQGKRSYETHYLAAFCHYNAGRNKSAATHWSEALKLKPGDPAVSADFARYLLQVGRNTDALEIISRSYELNPKNREVRLLYATALLYTSKARDALYIIEKLKSEDPNDYRPLVLEAQVYFYLGSAEKAEVSLKWAQSLVPNNPNVLNNLGLVYEKAANQEAKRGNIKKALESLKSAKEQLESALKIKPDDDKIKGNLRRIEARINALSAG is encoded by the coding sequence ATGCATAAAGGCAAAATCATCCTATTTACCCTGGTACTATTCGCGTTTTCCGCCGGGGCTTTGATCGCGCAAGATCAACCGGAATACCAGACCGCTTTGCAGGAATTCCAAAAAGGTAATTCGGAAAAAGCTTTGGAAATCATTCGGGTTCTGCACGAACAAGGAAAGAGATCCTACGAGACTCATTATCTCGCCGCCTTCTGTCATTATAATGCGGGAAGAAACAAATCCGCTGCCACTCATTGGTCCGAAGCCTTAAAGCTTAAACCCGGAGATCCTGCGGTCAGCGCGGATTTTGCCAGATATCTTTTACAAGTAGGAAGAAATACGGACGCCCTGGAAATCATTTCCAGATCCTACGAGCTCAATCCTAAGAATCGCGAGGTTCGTCTTCTTTATGCGACCGCGTTACTTTATACGAGTAAAGCGCGAGATGCTCTCTATATTATAGAAAAATTAAAGTCCGAGGATCCGAACGATTATCGTCCTTTGGTTTTGGAAGCGCAGGTTTATTTTTATTTGGGAAGCGCGGAAAAGGCCGAGGTCAGTCTGAAATGGGCGCAGTCTTTGGTTCCAAATAACCCGAACGTTTTGAATAACCTGGGCCTGGTATACGAAAAAGCGGCTAACCAAGAAGCGAAGCGCGGAAATATCAAGAAGGCTCTCGAAAGCCTTAAAAGCGCGAAAGAACAGTTGGAGTCCGCTCTTAAAATTAAACCGGACGACGACAAAATCAAAGGGAACCTGAGAAGAATAGAGGCTAGAATCAATGCCCTCAGCGCCGGTTGA
- a CDS encoding ABC transporter ATP-binding protein, translating to MAIIKIRNLVKKYHILEKEFSVLDGLDMDVEEGEIFSIEGKSGIGKSTLLNILGAMDGFDSGEVEVCGINLNELDEKGKENFRAEKIAFIFQHHLLLPDFSALENVSIPLLIRGYAPNKAREEAMSMLEKVGLKDRFESFPSQLSGGESARVGVARALVAGKRLILADEPTGNLDRENSRNLMNLIQELQKDLRFSLILVTHDMELAALAHKRNQIFQGKLRPAIQPQTV from the coding sequence GTGGCTATTATAAAAATCAGAAATCTGGTTAAAAAATATCATATCCTAGAAAAGGAATTCTCCGTTCTGGACGGATTGGATATGGACGTGGAAGAAGGTGAAATCTTCTCCATTGAAGGAAAATCCGGGATCGGAAAATCCACTCTTCTCAATATTCTAGGCGCCATGGACGGATTCGATTCCGGAGAAGTGGAAGTTTGCGGGATCAATCTAAACGAGTTGGACGAAAAGGGTAAGGAGAATTTCCGGGCGGAGAAAATCGCGTTTATCTTCCAACACCATCTTCTTCTTCCTGATTTCTCCGCTTTGGAAAATGTTTCCATTCCTCTTCTGATTCGCGGATACGCTCCGAACAAGGCCAGAGAGGAAGCCATGTCCATGTTGGAGAAAGTAGGACTCAAGGATCGCTTCGAGAGTTTTCCTTCCCAATTATCCGGAGGAGAAAGCGCAAGAGTGGGAGTCGCAAGAGCCCTAGTCGCAGGAAAACGTCTCATTCTTGCAGATGAGCCGACAGGAAATCTGGACAGGGAAAATTCCAGGAATCTCATGAATCTCATCCAGGAACTCCAAAAAGATCTAAGATTCAGTCTGATTCTAGTGACCCACGATATGGAACTCGCGGCCCTGGCTCATAAAAGAAATCAGATTTTCCAAGGAAAATTGCGACCCGCGATCCAACCACAGACGGTATAA